In one Desulfoferula mesophila genomic region, the following are encoded:
- a CDS encoding cyclic nucleotide-binding domain-containing protein, with protein sequence MIEAYENDPRLERYLIAFQKGQTIFLEGDESQDLYVLLEGELDVLKGDQVISILSGPEAVFGEMSFLTGDKRTASIRARSQGKALQVPRGDIGQFLQQFPRLGKNMAQVLAQRLEATNDQLFGLKEFCDMLPDAVVLTDQTGKVTALNRAASELYGRDWQQAGHRPMDELFDQGHLVREMACQVRGGEPCQEQVVCCQHPQSGSRFVSLSFSALYDAQQDFKGLLLVGRDVTAVERLKLRMRRLRVWLIAALAALVLCVVGMAVYPYLITQSNQETQLHETFRMQISRDHLLLRSLLAEDLAKGNLDRGEDLLRRFFATPSDGGLPLTGVVVLDPAKKVLEAYYPKGADEAQKPGASYGHIPFEGESKDQHRVLKVFHQGQGDSGSWEELLMAFPLSYQGKDLGWLLLGLDPKVLQKRYDLDHAELIKLNLAPSKE encoded by the coding sequence ATGATCGAAGCATATGAAAACGATCCCCGGCTGGAACGCTATCTGATCGCCTTTCAGAAGGGGCAGACCATCTTTTTGGAGGGCGACGAGTCCCAGGACCTCTACGTGTTGCTGGAGGGCGAGCTGGACGTGCTCAAGGGCGACCAGGTCATCAGCATCCTCTCCGGGCCCGAGGCGGTTTTCGGTGAGATGTCCTTTTTGACGGGCGACAAGCGCACCGCCTCCATCCGGGCCCGCAGCCAGGGCAAGGCCCTGCAGGTGCCCCGCGGAGACATCGGCCAGTTTTTGCAGCAATTCCCCCGGCTGGGCAAGAACATGGCCCAGGTCCTGGCCCAACGTTTGGAAGCCACCAACGACCAGCTCTTCGGGCTCAAGGAGTTCTGCGACATGCTGCCCGACGCGGTGGTGCTCACCGACCAAACGGGCAAGGTGACCGCCCTGAACCGGGCGGCCTCGGAGCTCTACGGCCGCGATTGGCAGCAGGCGGGCCACCGCCCCATGGACGAGCTTTTCGACCAGGGGCATCTGGTGCGCGAGATGGCCTGCCAGGTGCGGGGAGGGGAGCCTTGCCAGGAGCAGGTGGTATGCTGCCAGCATCCCCAAAGCGGCTCCCGCTTCGTTTCCCTGAGCTTCAGCGCCCTCTATGACGCCCAACAGGATTTCAAGGGCCTGCTTTTGGTAGGGCGCGACGTGACCGCGGTGGAGCGTCTCAAGCTCCGCATGCGCCGCCTGCGCGTCTGGCTCATCGCCGCCCTGGCCGCCCTGGTGCTTTGCGTGGTGGGCATGGCGGTATATCCCTACCTGATCACTCAAAGCAACCAGGAAACCCAGTTGCACGAAACCTTCCGCATGCAGATTAGCCGGGACCACCTGTTGCTGCGCTCCCTTTTGGCCGAGGATCTGGCCAAGGGCAACCTGGACCGGGGCGAGGATCTGCTGCGCCGCTTTTTCGCCACCCCCTCGGATGGCGGGCTGCCGCTCACCGGGGTGGTGGTGCTCGATCCCGCCAAAAAGGTCTTGGAGGCCTATTATCCCAAGGGGGCGGACGAGGCCCAAAAGCCGGGCGCCAGCTACGGTCACATCCCCTTTGAAGGCGAAAGTAAGGACCAGCACCGGGTGCTCAAGGTCTTCCACCAGGGCCAGGGCGACAGCGGCAGTTGGGAAGAGTTGCTCATGGCCTTCCCCCTGAGCTATCAAGGCAAGGACCTGGGTTGGCTGCTGTTGGGCCTGGACCCCAAGGTTTTGCAAAAGCGCTACGACCTGGATCATGCGGAGCTGATCAAGCTGAACCTCGCGCCGTCCAAGGAATAA